TCCTGATACTTGCGCTCCGCTTCTTCCTCCGTTCTACCCACAATAGGACCAATGCCAGGGAAGATCAGGATATCTTCTGCCTTACGCCCATAAGCCACCGCTCTTGCCTTCACATCCGAATAGAACTCCTGAGCTTCCTCTAACGTCTCATGCCCCGTGTATACAGCATCGGCCGATCGGGCCGCCAGATCCTTGCCGGATTCGGAAGAACCTGCCTGGAAAACGACCGGATGTCCCTGCTCCGAGCGCGCCACATTGAGTGGACCCTGAACGGAGAAGTAATCTCCCTTGTGATTCAGCGTATGCAGTTTGGATGGGTCGAAGAAAACACCGTTCTCTTTATCCCCGATAAACGCGTCATCCTCCCATGAATCCCACAGCCCTTTGACCACATTCAGATGTTCTTCTGCAATTTCGTAGCGCAGCGCGTGGTTCGGATGTTCACCTTTGCCAAAATTCAGAGCCGAGCCTTCCAGTGGTGAAGTGACAACGTTCCATCCGGCTCGTCCTCCACTGATATGGTCCAGGGAGGCAAATTGTCTTGCCACTGTGAACGGTTCACTATATGAGGTGGACAACGTCGCGACCAGCCCGATGTGTGAGGTTGCTCCTGCGAGAACGGAGAGCAGGGTTAACGGTTCAAAACGATTCAGAAAATGCGGGTTGGATTTCTCGTTAATAAAGAGGCCGTCGGCAATAAAGAGAAGATCGAATTTCCCTTCCTCCGCCTTAATCGCCTGTTTCTTGTAGAAATCCAGATTTACGCTGGCATTGATCGGAATATCCGGGTGTCGCCAAAAAGAGATGCTATTTCCCACTCCATTCAAGTTTGCTCCCAATCTCAATCGTCGTTGTGACATATTGATTCCTCCCTATGTTGTAGTGATGACCATTTAATTCAGTCCAAGTACCTTTTTTTCTCTGAGGATCATTTCATCATTTCTTTATGCTGTTTCCGCCTGCTTCTGCTGCTGCCATGCCCAATCCCGGTTTATTCGCCTCGTTCCTTTCGCTTACCTGGACTGTCCAGGCTGCTCCCAGAAGGACAATGCCCGTTAGGAGAAAAATAAAAGGAATCCCCGTCCATCCGCCCAGAAAACCGCCGAGTAACGGGCCGAGTACAATACCGAATTGATTTGCAGTCTGACTCAGACTGACAGCCCTTCCCCGGAAATCACGGTCAGCATATTTGATGATTAACGCATTCAAGGCCGGATACACGGCAGCAAAGAACAGACCGTAGACAAATCGCAAACTTCCAAAATAAATGAGGTTATACGCCGTCAGTTGCAGTAAACTACCAATGCCGCCGCCCAGCAGGCCGATAAACAGCGTTTTCTCGTATCCGATTTTCCCACCAATCCGTCCCCAGCGCGGCCCCATTATTACCGTTGCCACGCCGATGGCTGAGAAGACGATTCCTGCACTAAGTGTTGCACTACTAACGTCTCCACCAATCTGGACCACATAAAGCGTCAATACAGGTTCAATAATGAGCACGGAAGTTGAAACGAGTAAAATCAAACCATAGATCCGCATTAATCCCGGAGTGGAGGCAGCTTTTTTCAGATCACCCAGAATACTTGTGCGAACCACAGTGCGGGGGCCGCGGGCTTCTTTTACCCATATCACCATCACAGCCGAGAGCAGCGTAATGATTCCCGAGGCGATAAAGCATCCTCGCAGCCCGATCCAATGGCTTAGTACTCCACCCACAAGCGGTCCCAGAATTCCTCCGGCAGCCGTGGATGTAGAGATGACACCAAGCGCATAACCTACATGCTTCTCTGGTGTATTGGTGCCGACCAACGTAATAGATGCAGGATTGAAGCCGGCCATGAGTCCTTGAAATATCCGCACAGCGATAAACGTGTAAGGATCATAAACGAAATAGTTAGCCAGATGAGCAATGGCGAGGCCAACGCCCGAACGAATCAGCATCAGTTTGCTTCCATATCTGTCAGCCAGCGAGCCCCAGAAAGGAGCACATAGTCCGCTGATCAGAAAGCTGATCGAGATCGAAATGCCGGACCAGACTTCCAATCCGCTCTGAATACCGAGATCATTTTGCAGAAACAGCGGAAAGAACGGCACAGACAAGGTGTAAGCCATATGATTAAAAAATAGGCCAAACCACAGAATATACAGATTTCGCTTCCAATGCGGCATCTTGGTATTCTCCATACTATATAATTCCTATATAAAAAGTAGGTTATTATCCATATTAGGATACCGTCACTGGAAAGTATAATAGAAAAGTTCAATAGACCCATTCAAGAATTAAATGAATGGGTCTGTTAGATGCTGCTATTTTGACCGTAACAATTAGTGCACTTGAACGGACATGAACACATCCACCTCATCTTCACTGTCCAAAACAAACCCAAAGCGCTCATACAAACGCCGAGCCGGACTGCCCTGCAATACATTTAAAGTAACACGTTTGCCCCGGACCTCATCCCGTTTCAGCAGCATATTCAGCACTTGAGTTCCTATTTGTTGACCCTGATAATCGGGATGAATATAGAAATGCTCAAGTAGCATCTCCTCTGACTTGGGCTTCATCGCTACACACCCCACCAGTGCACCCTCGACCTCAATAATCCACGAGTGGACAGGGTCAAATGTACTACGGAAACGTTCACGAACCTTCACATCGTCATACCTTCCCAGCCTGTTTAGATCATCATATAGAACCAAAGCTCGCAACTCAGCAAGGTGCTCCTGATCTGCCTGCTTGGATTGACGCATGGTGATTTGGATCATTGGAAAGACTCCTTTTTCTTCGATTATTTTATTCTGTATTCTAGCTATTCAGATTGTCTATATTGGATTCGGTGGATCATTGGTCTATGGGGATTTAATAAATTCATTCGACCCCAATTATACAGGAAAAAGCAAGCTATTTTTATGTTCTGAGCGTTTTCCAAGGCGAAAAACCTGACAACCTATGTTGACAATATATGCAAACCACTTTAATATACCTAGTATTCTTATCAGCTTTTAATAGTTTCTCGCATTCTACATCGAATGTGTGCATTTCTGTGCGATTATTAATTGAACAGTAGTAGATTAAATGGGAAGAGTGCTTAGAGAAACAGAACAGGAGATTTGCATCATGTATATTGTTAAACGCTTTTTCACCATGCTTTTGACGCTCTGGATCATTGTGACGCTGACCTTTCTAATCATGCACATGATCCCTGGAGACCCTTTTTCTAACGATTCCAAAACGATACCTGAAGCTGTCCTGCAAAATATGCGTGCAAGATACCATCTGGATGAACCGCTTGCTGTCCAGTATGCACTGTATTTGAAAAATTTGCTGGTGCTGGATCTGGGACCCTCCATCCAGTCCAAAACGACCGATGTCAACACATTGATCGCACGAGGGTTTCCGCCCTCCGCCCTTCTTGGCATCCAGTCCATTGTCATTGCACTGATTGCAGGCATTGCACTGGGCACGGTTGCCGCCCTGTTCCACAAAAGGCCGCTGGACTACATATCCATGTTCATTGCCATCATCGGGATATCCGTCCCGAGCTTCATTCTTGCACCGCTGCTCATTAAATATGCGGCTGTCCAATGGAGGCTCTTCCCCGTTGCATCCTGGGGAACCTGGCAGCATACGATACTGCCCTCGCTGGCTTTGTCGGTAACACCACTGGCTGTCATCGCTCGCTTCATGCGGACCAGCATGCTGGATGTGCTGCAGCAGGAATACATAAGAACAGCAGAAGCCAAAGGATTATCTACCTGGTCAGTCGTCATCCGGCACGGAATGCGAAACGCGCTCATTCCGGTATTATCTTTTATCGGGCCGCTCTTCGCCTCCGTAATCACCGGCACCTTCGTAATTGAGAAGATATTTGCCATTCCGGGAATCGGCAAATATTTTGTGGACAGCATCTTCAACCGTGATTACCCGGTCATCATGGGAACGACGATCTTTTACAGTGTCATTCTGGTCGTAACCCTCTTCCTGATCGACCTTTCGTACCGGATCGTCGATCCGAGAATCAAGCTTTCCAGCAAAGGAGATTAGCATGAAAGCTACAACTACAGACCCCATTACATCGGACCCTCGCTTCACACCGGCAGATCGAAGCCGATTGAGTGCGAACCGCATATCCAGCCCGGGTCTTCCCTTATGGAAGCAACGTACATACAGTATTTTTCGTCATCGATTATCCTTGCTTGGTTTGTTGTTGCTCGTTGTCATTATTGCGCTGGCTCTGGTAGGTCCGTTACTGGTTCCCTACTCGCCAAGCTCACAGTCCCTGCTCAAGACCAATTTGCCACCCTCCGCTGATCACTGGTTTGGCACGGATGATCTCGGACGGGATATGTGGGCCCGTACCTGGTCAGGAGCTCGTATATCCCTGCTGATTGGCTTTACTGCCGCAGCCATAGACCTCGTGCTTGGCGTCCTAATTGGCGGAATCGCCGGTTACTGCGCCGGACAGGGACGGACAGGAGATCGAATCGACAGCCTTTTGATGCGAATCATTGAAATTTTGTACAGTATCCCGTATTTGCTGGTTATCATTCTACTTCTTGTCGTTATGAAACCGGGATTATTAACGATGATTATTGCCCTGTCCATTACTGGTTGGGTTGGGATGGCCCGCGTCGTCCGAGGTCAGATCCTGCAATTGAAACAACAGGAATACGTGCTTGCAGCGCAGAAGCTCGGCACATCCCATGCCAAGATCATTTTCAGGCACCTGCTGCCCAACGCGGCTGGAATCATTATCGTCAACCTGACCTTCACGATTCCATCGGCTATTTTCTCCGAATCCTTTCTGAGCTTTTTAGGACTCGGTATCCAGTCACCCATCGCTAGCTTGGGGACGATGGCCAACGATTCGCTTGGGGTCATTCTGAGTGGACAATGGTGGAGACTGTTATTTCCCGGTCTAATGATCTCGCTCACCATGTTTGCATTTAACGCTTTCGGTGATGGGCTGCAGGATGCTTTTGATCCGCGCTCCAACCGTTAAGGAGGTTCACACCATGAGTCATTTACTGGAGGTCAATCATTTGAAGGTCTCCTTTGCCACACGTGATAAAGAACTTGAAGCTGTAAGAGATGTTTCTTTTCACGTCGATGAAGGAGAGACACTTGCCATCGTCGGTGAAAGTGGGAGTGGAAAAAGCGTAACCGCCCGTTCCCTGATGGGGATGTTCTCGTCACCAAACGGCCGTATTCGCAGCGGCGTAATCCGCTTTGAGGGGCGGGTTATCAGCGGATTATCCGCTAAAGCCATGCGCCGAATCCGAGGCTCCGAGATCAGCATGGTGTTCCAGGACCCCATGTCTTCTCTGAATCCAACGATGAAGGTCGGTATTCAGATCGGCGAGGGACTTCGCAAGCACCGCAAACTATCGCCAAAAGATGCCCGGGCCAGATCTGTAGAACTGCTAAACCTCGTGGGTATTCCTGATGCACCAAGCCGCTATCATCAATATCCTCATGAATTTAGCGGCGGAATGCGTCAGCGGGTTGCCATTGCGATGGCACTTGCCTGTGATCCCAAGCTTCTGATCGCCGATGAGCCAACGACCGCTCTCGACGTTACCATTCAGGCGCAGATTCTGGATATTCTAAGCAGCCTACAGCAGCAAACGGGCAGTTCAATTTTGCTGATTACCCATGACCTGGGCGTTGTCGCCGAAGTGGCTCACCGCGTTGCTGTCATGTATGCAGGCACCATTGTGGAGACCGGCACGGTGGAGGATATCTTTGATCGGCCACGCCATCCATATACGTGGGGACTGCTCCAGTCCACCCCGCGACTGGATGATACAGAACATGACAGGCTAATTCCTATTGAGGGCTCGCCCCCGGATATTGCTGCGCTCCCGCCTGGCTGTCCGTTCGCAGACCGATGTCCGCACACGATGGATATCTGTTTGACGGAAATGCCTGATGCAACCATATTTTCATCAAAACACAGTGCCAGATGCTGGCTAAACGATCCTCGAGCTCCTCGAGCGGATGACCGTATCCCGGCAGAAAGGAATGAGCATGACCGAATCTATAATTGAAATTCGCAATGTGAAGAAGCATTTTCACGGCCCGTCCAATCTGACCGTCAAATCGGTTGACGGCATCAGCCTGAACATCCGTCGGGGAGAGACACTCGGGCTTGTCGGCGAGAGCGGCAGCGGCAAATCTACACTAGGTCGAACCATCGTGGGGCTGCTGAAAGCTACGGAAGGACAGATTTTGTTTAACGGACAAGATACCGGACAGGCCAAACCGCGTGAGAAGCGGGAGTTGAACCGCCATCTGCAGATGATCTTTCAGGACCCGCACGCTTCGCTTAACCCGCGGCTTCGCATCGGAGATATTATCGCTGAGGGGCTGGATGCTTACAAGCTGGCTCGAGGAAAAGCGCGAAAAGACATCATCGCAGACTTGTTGCTGCGCGTCGGGCTTCACCCGGATCATGCCCACCGCTTCCCCCATGAATTCAGTGGAGGACAGCGCCAGCGCATCGGGATTGCCCGGGCACTTGCCGTCAAGCCACGTTTCATCGTAGCCGATGAACCCATTTCCGCGCTGGATGTGTCCATTCAGGCACAGATCGTCAATTTGCTGAAGGACCTGCAGCGCGAAGAGGAACTGACGTATCTATTTATCGCGCATGATCTGGCTATGGTGAAGCATATCAGCGACCGGATCGGAGTCATGTACCTGGGTAAAATGATGGAACTGTCCGGACGGGACGATCTGTTTGCTAATCCGCTCCACCCCTACACTCAGGCGCTGCTGTCGGCCATTCCCGCCGCACATCCCCGTTTAAAAGGGCAAAGGGAGCGTATTCGGCTTCAAGGGAATCCGCCCAGTCCCATTCATCCCCCGGCGGGCTGTCCGTTTCATCAACGATGTTTTGCCGCGATGGATGTTTGCGCAAACCGCATGCCTGCCGGAAGGGAGGTCGAAAAAGGACACTGGGTAGCATGTCATCTTTACGAATAACACGAATTAATCATTAATGGAGGAATGAACAAATGAACAAAACAAAAACGAACTGGACCGTCTCTCTCTTGCTCGCAGCATCCGTTGCCTTGAGCGCATGCTCCAGTTCGACAACTGACAATGGTGCCACTGCTTCAAAACCGGACAATCAGGCAGCAGCGGCAAACGTTGAGCAAGTACTGAACACAAATCTGGCCGGTGGAGAACCATACACACTGGACCCTGCACTGGCATCTGACACAACATCCTACTGGGTGATTGATAATCTGTATGAGGGACTGTATACATACGACAAATCAGGCAAAATCGTTGAAGGGGCAGCAAGCAAAGTCGATGTATCACCGGACGGTAAAACTTACACGTTCACTATCCGCGACGATGCAAAATGGTCGAATAACGAACCTGTAACTGCCAAGGATTTTGAATACTCTTGGAAACGTGTATTGAACCCTGCCACTGCCGCTTACGACCCCTCTTCTCTGTATTACATTAAGGGTGCAGAAGCTTATAACACGGGAAAAGGAAAAGCTGAGGATGTCGGTGTGACAGCCAAAGATGACCATACACTGGTGGTTGAGCTGAAATCTCCGCTGGCCTTCTTCCCAACCATTGTCGTTGGCCATGCTTATCTGCCGGTTCAAGCTTCCGTTGTGGACAACAATGAGAAGTGGGCAGCAGAAGCCGATACGATTGTAGGTAACGGTCCTTACATTGCTAAGGAATGGAAACACAATGAACAAATTACACTGGCCAAAAATGATCAATACTGGGATAAATCCAACATCACAATGGATACCATCCATTTCAAAATGGTTCAGGACTCCAACACGTACTATCAACTGTTCAAAACGGGTGAGCTTGACCTGATCCTCTCCCTACCAGTGGATACGCTTGATCAGGAGCGGAACAATGCCGAGTTCCTGTCCCATCCTTCGTTCAGCGTATATACCTACTCCTTCAATGTGGAGGAAAAACCTTTCACGAACAAAAAGATCAGACAGGCCCTAGCTTATGCACTTGATCGTGAAGCGTTGACGACAAGTGTAACCAAGGGCGGTGAAACACCAGCTTTCGGATATGTCCCTTACGGCGTAACAGCACCATCCGGCAAAGATTTCCGGGAAGAGGCGCCAACCCAATATTATGCGTACGATCCGGCAAAAGCCAAAGAATTGCTGGCGGAAGGATTGAAGGAAGAAGGCTTGTCTGCACTCCCGACAGTTATCTTCAAATACAATACGTCCGACAAACATAAAAAAGTAGCCGAAGCCATTCAGGAAATGCTCAAAACTAATCTGGGTATTGAAGTCAACTTGGAGAATCAAGAATGGAAAACTTACATCGATACCTTCAAGCAAAAGAATTTCCAAGTCGCACGTATGGGCTGGGAAGGAAACTTCCTCGATCCGCTGGGTGTGCTGGAACACTACACATCGAAGAACTCCAACAACTTCACCAACTGGAGCAATCCTGAATACGACAAGCTGATCAGTGAATCCACGTTTGAGCTTGATCCAGTTAAACGGTTTGAAGAGCTGCATCAAGCCGAGGCCATTCTAATGGACGAACTGCCAATTATACCGATCCTCTTCTCTGCCGACACTGCATTGATTAGTCCTAGTATTGAGGGCGTTATCTTTGACACTCGTTCCAACCCGGATCTCCGCTTCACCAAGCGGGTAGCCGAGTAATGTTTATCCGTTACGCTCTGGCCGGTCTGATAACGGCTCTGGCCGCCTATCTGCTGGACTTCTGCGGAATACTAGGCGGCTCCGGTGGCCTACATGAAGGTTCAGACCAGCTGTTTGTCGCCGGTCTGATATGTCTCTTGGCCGGAACAGCAATCCATGTGCTGCAGACTGGGTTCATGAACCCCTTTCTGCAAGGATTCGGTGATCTCAAGCGCATGTTTGTCAGAGAATCGAACGCCCTGCAACGGGAAAATGAACGGATTCGCACCCAGACAGCTCTGCCGTTCTGGAAAAAGTCCTTACTCCGCCAGCTCACGGTCTATACCTTGGGCGGCGGTTCAGGTCTGATTCTATGTTCACTGCTGTTGCTCTGGCCCGTATCCTACTAAATCCAACATAAAAGAATCGCTCTCTGGTGCGGCTTGATGCCTGCACTCCAGGGAGCGATTTATTTTTCTGCGCCACTATTTTGCACGGAAATTTCTTTCTTCTGCCTAATGATTAAGCGGAATCGTTCGATTCGTCCTCTGCTATACATTTCCGAATAAAATCAAATAATCCCTTAGCCTCAACCGACCGATGTCCCCAATCATGCCAAAAGTACAATACCTGTCCCACGGTTCCAGAACTTGATGGGTCTGTGTCCAGACATAGATAATCCCCACCGCCATTTTCTGCAATCGGAATCCATTTGCAGTTCCACAGTACTGGCTTAATGGCATCATCCTCAATCTCGGGCTCCATCTCGTCCGAATCGAATTCTTCCTGCAAAAAGGCCCAGTTCTCCTTCACCTGATCCAGAGGTGACAATGTCAGGGTACGAACAAAGGAATCTACGCCAACATTCCAGGCTTGTCCGTTATGCACACGATACAGAGCCTTCATCTCTTCAGGCAAGGTCACGCCAAGTTCGTTTTCTACGGATCGAAAATCTTCATCGCTCGCACCAGGTTGAAGATTCAGTGCTACCTCAAAATCTGCATTTGCTACCGTCCCTTTTGCAATAATACGTTGCCACAGCAGTTCTGCTTGCTTGATCATTCTACATCCTCCTTCTTGTGCGCTTTATAGATTGTCTAGTCTAATGATATAGAAAATCTAACTGTACGATATCAGAGATAGGAAATACAAGGGAGTGCATGACGATCTTGTTAATCCCATCATTTTGCCAAATCAAAAAGCACCGCCCAACGGATTAATTCCGTATAGACAGTGCCCATTGTATAGCCTTTTTAGTGCATATCATGTTATTAATATTGTCTATATAGATTTCAATGCATGATTAATCTGTGAGGATTTAATAAATTCATCTGTCCAGAGCAGAATCCGTTCACTTTATTATCCCACATTTTTTGGTTTATGTACTTCATCTGAAACTTACATTATTTCGTTATTCATTCTCTTGGCTTGTACAATCTCCTTGATGATCTTAGAACGATTCCAGACAACAAACTTGAAGACATGTCCACTGTCTAATGTAATGGTAATTCCGTTAGGGATTAGTCCCCATGTCGCACTTTTCTCAATCTTAGTCATAGCCCAGATCTCGATTTGAACCCATTCCGTCTGAAAATTCAGACCATGAGGAATAAAAACTAATCGTTCATTAGTTAGAAAAAGCTTTCCTCCTACTCCTTCAAAACCTCTTAACCAGTTTGCATGAATCCTCTCAAAAATGACGTGTTCATGGGGGCCCAATTCTTCCATTTCTATCAGTCTCCTTTTTCAGCCTATAGCTTGAATCTCTATTATTATAGGTCGTTTTGACCGATATAGGAATATTTTGCACATGTTCATTTGTAAAAAAAAGCACTGCCCAACGGAATCACTCCGTCTTGGACAATGCTTAATATATTAGTGCTTTGAAAGAAGAGCTTCCTCTCGATTACAGATTACATCTCTTTCAGAATACCTTTAACCAGTCCGATGAAGGTTGTTTTCACTTTTGCCGCGACTTCAATCACTTCATCATGACTTAACGGCTGATCCAGAATGCCGCAGGCCATATTGGTCAGACAGGAAATGCCCAGTACTTTCATCCCGCCATGAATGG
This window of the Paenibacillus marchantiae genome carries:
- a CDS encoding LLM class flavin-dependent oxidoreductase, coding for MSQRRLRLGANLNGVGNSISFWRHPDIPINASVNLDFYKKQAIKAEEGKFDLLFIADGLFINEKSNPHFLNRFEPLTLLSVLAGATSHIGLVATLSTSYSEPFTVARQFASLDHISGGRAGWNVVTSPLEGSALNFGKGEHPNHALRYEIAEEHLNVVKGLWDSWEDDAFIGDKENGVFFDPSKLHTLNHKGDYFSVQGPLNVARSEQGHPVVFQAGSSESGKDLAARSADAVYTGHETLEEAQEFYSDVKARAVAYGRKAEDILIFPGIGPIVGRTEEEAERKYQEIAELVDIDHALNYLGRYFDHYDFAQFPLDEPFPEIGDLGSNSFRSTTDKIKQQAREQGLTLRQVALLASTPRTSFIGTPDQIADQIQEWFEGEAADGFNIRTVVPNGLADFVDLVVPVLQERGLFRTEYEHETLRGNLGLEIPRNRYTLETVK
- a CDS encoding MFS transporter, which encodes MENTKMPHWKRNLYILWFGLFFNHMAYTLSVPFFPLFLQNDLGIQSGLEVWSGISISISFLISGLCAPFWGSLADRYGSKLMLIRSGVGLAIAHLANYFVYDPYTFIAVRIFQGLMAGFNPASITLVGTNTPEKHVGYALGVISTSTAAGGILGPLVGGVLSHWIGLRGCFIASGIITLLSAVMVIWVKEARGPRTVVRTSILGDLKKAASTPGLMRIYGLILLVSTSVLIIEPVLTLYVVQIGGDVSSATLSAGIVFSAIGVATVIMGPRWGRIGGKIGYEKTLFIGLLGGGIGSLLQLTAYNLIYFGSLRFVYGLFFAAVYPALNALIIKYADRDFRGRAVSLSQTANQFGIVLGPLLGGFLGGWTGIPFIFLLTGIVLLGAAWTVQVSERNEANKPGLGMAAAEAGGNSIKK
- a CDS encoding GNAT family N-acetyltransferase, translated to MIQITMRQSKQADQEHLAELRALVLYDDLNRLGRYDDVKVRERFRSTFDPVHSWIIEVEGALVGCVAMKPKSEEMLLEHFYIHPDYQGQQIGTQVLNMLLKRDEVRGKRVTLNVLQGSPARRLYERFGFVLDSEDEVDVFMSVQVH
- a CDS encoding ABC transporter permease — translated: MYIVKRFFTMLLTLWIIVTLTFLIMHMIPGDPFSNDSKTIPEAVLQNMRARYHLDEPLAVQYALYLKNLLVLDLGPSIQSKTTDVNTLIARGFPPSALLGIQSIVIALIAGIALGTVAALFHKRPLDYISMFIAIIGISVPSFILAPLLIKYAAVQWRLFPVASWGTWQHTILPSLALSVTPLAVIARFMRTSMLDVLQQEYIRTAEAKGLSTWSVVIRHGMRNALIPVLSFIGPLFASVITGTFVIEKIFAIPGIGKYFVDSIFNRDYPVIMGTTIFYSVILVVTLFLIDLSYRIVDPRIKLSSKGD
- a CDS encoding ABC transporter permease; the protein is MKATTTDPITSDPRFTPADRSRLSANRISSPGLPLWKQRTYSIFRHRLSLLGLLLLVVIIALALVGPLLVPYSPSSQSLLKTNLPPSADHWFGTDDLGRDMWARTWSGARISLLIGFTAAAIDLVLGVLIGGIAGYCAGQGRTGDRIDSLLMRIIEILYSIPYLLVIILLLVVMKPGLLTMIIALSITGWVGMARVVRGQILQLKQQEYVLAAQKLGTSHAKIIFRHLLPNAAGIIIVNLTFTIPSAIFSESFLSFLGLGIQSPIASLGTMANDSLGVILSGQWWRLLFPGLMISLTMFAFNAFGDGLQDAFDPRSNR
- a CDS encoding ABC transporter ATP-binding protein; protein product: MSHLLEVNHLKVSFATRDKELEAVRDVSFHVDEGETLAIVGESGSGKSVTARSLMGMFSSPNGRIRSGVIRFEGRVISGLSAKAMRRIRGSEISMVFQDPMSSLNPTMKVGIQIGEGLRKHRKLSPKDARARSVELLNLVGIPDAPSRYHQYPHEFSGGMRQRVAIAMALACDPKLLIADEPTTALDVTIQAQILDILSSLQQQTGSSILLITHDLGVVAEVAHRVAVMYAGTIVETGTVEDIFDRPRHPYTWGLLQSTPRLDDTEHDRLIPIEGSPPDIAALPPGCPFADRCPHTMDICLTEMPDATIFSSKHSARCWLNDPRAPRADDRIPAERNEHDRIYN
- a CDS encoding ABC transporter ATP-binding protein — its product is MTESIIEIRNVKKHFHGPSNLTVKSVDGISLNIRRGETLGLVGESGSGKSTLGRTIVGLLKATEGQILFNGQDTGQAKPREKRELNRHLQMIFQDPHASLNPRLRIGDIIAEGLDAYKLARGKARKDIIADLLLRVGLHPDHAHRFPHEFSGGQRQRIGIARALAVKPRFIVADEPISALDVSIQAQIVNLLKDLQREEELTYLFIAHDLAMVKHISDRIGVMYLGKMMELSGRDDLFANPLHPYTQALLSAIPAAHPRLKGQRERIRLQGNPPSPIHPPAGCPFHQRCFAAMDVCANRMPAGREVEKGHWVACHLYE
- a CDS encoding peptide ABC transporter substrate-binding protein, translating into MNKTKTNWTVSLLLAASVALSACSSSTTDNGATASKPDNQAAAANVEQVLNTNLAGGEPYTLDPALASDTTSYWVIDNLYEGLYTYDKSGKIVEGAASKVDVSPDGKTYTFTIRDDAKWSNNEPVTAKDFEYSWKRVLNPATAAYDPSSLYYIKGAEAYNTGKGKAEDVGVTAKDDHTLVVELKSPLAFFPTIVVGHAYLPVQASVVDNNEKWAAEADTIVGNGPYIAKEWKHNEQITLAKNDQYWDKSNITMDTIHFKMVQDSNTYYQLFKTGELDLILSLPVDTLDQERNNAEFLSHPSFSVYTYSFNVEEKPFTNKKIRQALAYALDREALTTSVTKGGETPAFGYVPYGVTAPSGKDFREEAPTQYYAYDPAKAKELLAEGLKEEGLSALPTVIFKYNTSDKHKKVAEAIQEMLKTNLGIEVNLENQEWKTYIDTFKQKNFQVARMGWEGNFLDPLGVLEHYTSKNSNNFTNWSNPEYDKLISESTFELDPVKRFEELHQAEAILMDELPIIPILFSADTALISPSIEGVIFDTRSNPDLRFTKRVAE
- a CDS encoding DUF3899 domain-containing protein; its protein translation is MFIRYALAGLITALAAYLLDFCGILGGSGGLHEGSDQLFVAGLICLLAGTAIHVLQTGFMNPFLQGFGDLKRMFVRESNALQRENERIRTQTALPFWKKSLLRQLTVYTLGGGSGLILCSLLLLWPVSY
- a CDS encoding SMI1/KNR4 family protein; translated protein: MIKQAELLWQRIIAKGTVANADFEVALNLQPGASDEDFRSVENELGVTLPEEMKALYRVHNGQAWNVGVDSFVRTLTLSPLDQVKENWAFLQEEFDSDEMEPEIEDDAIKPVLWNCKWIPIAENGGGDYLCLDTDPSSSGTVGQVLYFWHDWGHRSVEAKGLFDFIRKCIAEDESNDSA
- a CDS encoding GRAM domain-containing protein, with amino-acid sequence MEELGPHEHVIFERIHANWLRGFEGVGGKLFLTNERLVFIPHGLNFQTEWVQIEIWAMTKIEKSATWGLIPNGITITLDSGHVFKFVVWNRSKIIKEIVQAKRMNNEIM